Below is a genomic region from Candidatus Binatia bacterium.
GACGACGATCTCGCGGCCGCGATCTCGAGCGGATCGTTCCTCACCGACGGCATGCTCGTGATTCCGTGTTCGATGAAGAGCGCGAGCGGAATCGCCTATTCGATGAACTCGAACCTGCTCGTACGCGCTGCCGACGTCTGCTTAAAGGAGAAGCGGAAGCTCGTGCTCGTCGTTCGCGAGACTCCGCTCCACCTCGGCCACCTTCGAACGCTCGCGCAGCTCGCCGAGATCGGAGCCGTGATTCTCCCGCCGATTCCCGCGATGTACGCCAATCCGCAGAGCGTGGACGATATCATCGCCCACACCGTCGGCAAGGCGCTCGATCAGTTCGGGATCGCAAACGAGCTCTTCAAACGCTGGCGCACCCCCTAATCCACCCACCGCGTGTCACCCTGAGCGTAGTCGAAGGGC
It encodes:
- a CDS encoding UbiX family flavin prenyltransferase — translated: MRRIIIGISGASGSLYGYMVLQALRAIGGVETHLVLTSAARRTIELETEMTADDFEALADVLHRDDDLAAAISSGSFLTDGMLVIPCSMKSASGIAYSMNSNLLVRAADVCLKEKRKLVLVVRETPLHLGHLRTLAQLAEIGAVILPPIPAMYANPQSVDDIIAHTVGKALDQFGIANELFKRWRTP